A portion of the Betta splendens chromosome 2, fBetSpl5.4, whole genome shotgun sequence genome contains these proteins:
- the slc19a1 gene encoding reduced folate transporter isoform X1, with product MVVDNMAESGSRSEEEEGVLRMPASEDKEGQGDGGMAVSASEAESPSDHPPEEPQEPRKWKFAVIFLCFYGFMSSIKPGEPFITPYLLSSEQNFTREEVTNEITPVLTYSYMAVLVPAFLLTDLLRYKPVLVIQGVSQVVIWLILLRGSTLLQMQLMEFFYGITMACRVAYSSYIFSLVSPVLYQRVAGYSRSSVLLGVFTSSVLGQLCLSLGNISFYTLNAISLGFVSFGLLLAACLPWPKRSLFFNRTQNQEKKEAVAEQATESELDKINPKVLKSPTAAPSCSTSRWRDSVFVGMLLEVKNVVKRPNLRLWSLWWIFNSTGYYLVLFYVHILWNKVYPASDNKKVYNGGVEAASTLLSAIISFMAGFVKIRWNLWSELVIGVITAVQAGLLLLMVNTDNIWVCYVSYILFRGFYQFLVPIATFQIASSLTKELCALVFGINTFLGTVLKSIINLIFIDKRGLAFDVHAQFLVHFIYFTFLTVVYLVCAAVVIVRHYRSQQRGGGGSSDQASPTELSPVAVNLEVEPLSNGKSVKA from the exons ATGGTAGTCGACAATATGGCAGAAAGTGGGAGCCGatcagaagaggaggaaggggtcCTCAGAATGCCTGCATCTGAAGACAAGGAAGGACAAGGAGACGGAGGGATGGCTGTCTCTGCTTCTGAGGCCGAGTCTCCCTCTGACCACCCCCCAGAGGAACCCCAAGAACCCAGAAAGTGGAAGTTTGCTGTGATATTTTTGTGTTTCTATGGATTTATGTCGTCTATAAAGCCCGGGGAGCCTTTCATTACTCCATATCTGCTGAGCTCAGAGCAGAACTTCACCAGAGAAGag GTGACCAATGAGATCACCCCTGTGCTGACGTACTCCTACATGGCCGTGCTGGTGCCAGCCTTCCTGCTGACAGATCTTCTGCGCTACAAGCCGGTCCTGGTCATCCAGGGCGTCAGTCAGGTGGTCATCTGGCTCATTCTGCTCCGGGGCAGTACCCTCCTTCAGATGCAGTTAATGGAGTTCTTCTATGGCATCACCATGGCATGTCGTGTGGCCTACTCTTCCTACATCTTCTCCCTGGTCAGCCCGGTCCTCTACCAGCGTGTGGCTGGATACTCgcgctcctctgtcctcttgGGAGTCTTCACCAGCTCAGTGCTGGGTCAGCTCTGCTTGTCTCTGGGCAACATCAGCTTCTACACCCTCAATGCCATATCGCTGGGCTTTGTCAGCTTTGGTCTCCTGCTGGCAGCTTGCCTGCCCTGGCCTAAACgctctttgttttttaaccGGACACAGaatcaggaaaaaaaggaggcGGTAGCAGAACAAGCCACAGAATCTGAACTAGACAAAATAAACCCCAAAGTGCTCAAGTCGCCCACAGCCGCCCCCTCCTGCTCTACGTCACGCTGGAGGGACTCTGTCTTTGTGGGGATGCTGCTAGAGGTGAAAAATGTAGTGAAAAGGCCCAACCTGAGGCTCTGGTCCCTGTGGTGGATTTTCAACTCCACGGGATACTACCTGGTGCTGTTCTATGTCCACATTCTCTGGAACAAAGTCTACCCCGCCAGTGATAACAAGAAGGTTTACAACGGGGGAGTGGAGGCAGCTTCTACACTACTGA GTGCCATCATTTCCTTCATGGCTGGTTTTGTGAAAATCCGCTGGAACCTCTGGTCTGAGCTGGTTATTGGTGTCATCACAGCTGTACAGGctggtctgctgctgctcatggtCAACACAGATAACATTTGGGTCTGCTACGTCTCGTACATCCTCTTCAGAGGCTTCTACCAGTTTCTGGTGCCGATTGCCAC tttcCAGATAGCCTCGTCCCTCACCAAGGAGCTCTGTGCCCTGGTGTTTGGCATCAACACATTCCTGGGGACTGTACTGAAGAGCATCATCAACCTGATATTTATTGACAAGAGGGGCCTCGCTTTTGATGTGCATGCCCAG TTCCTCGTCCACTTCATTTACTTCACCTTTCTCACGGTGGTTTACTTAGTGTGTGCGGCTGTGGTCATCGTCCGACACTATCGGAGCCAgcaaaggggaggaggaggctccagTGACCAGGCGTCACCCACAGAGCTCAGCCCGGTGGCAGTCAACTTGGAGGTGGAACCTTTGTCTAATGGCAAAAGTGTCAAAGCATAA
- the slc19a1 gene encoding reduced folate transporter isoform X2, producing the protein MAVLVPAFLLTDLLRYKPVLVIQGVSQVVIWLILLRGSTLLQMQLMEFFYGITMACRVAYSSYIFSLVSPVLYQRVAGYSRSSVLLGVFTSSVLGQLCLSLGNISFYTLNAISLGFVSFGLLLAACLPWPKRSLFFNRTQNQEKKEAVAEQATESELDKINPKVLKSPTAAPSCSTSRWRDSVFVGMLLEVKNVVKRPNLRLWSLWWIFNSTGYYLVLFYVHILWNKVYPASDNKKVYNGGVEAASTLLSAIISFMAGFVKIRWNLWSELVIGVITAVQAGLLLLMVNTDNIWVCYVSYILFRGFYQFLVPIATFQIASSLTKELCALVFGINTFLGTVLKSIINLIFIDKRGLAFDVHAQFLVHFIYFTFLTVVYLVCAAVVIVRHYRSQQRGGGGSSDQASPTELSPVAVNLEVEPLSNGKSVKA; encoded by the exons ATGGCCGTGCTGGTGCCAGCCTTCCTGCTGACAGATCTTCTGCGCTACAAGCCGGTCCTGGTCATCCAGGGCGTCAGTCAGGTGGTCATCTGGCTCATTCTGCTCCGGGGCAGTACCCTCCTTCAGATGCAGTTAATGGAGTTCTTCTATGGCATCACCATGGCATGTCGTGTGGCCTACTCTTCCTACATCTTCTCCCTGGTCAGCCCGGTCCTCTACCAGCGTGTGGCTGGATACTCgcgctcctctgtcctcttgGGAGTCTTCACCAGCTCAGTGCTGGGTCAGCTCTGCTTGTCTCTGGGCAACATCAGCTTCTACACCCTCAATGCCATATCGCTGGGCTTTGTCAGCTTTGGTCTCCTGCTGGCAGCTTGCCTGCCCTGGCCTAAACgctctttgttttttaaccGGACACAGaatcaggaaaaaaaggaggcGGTAGCAGAACAAGCCACAGAATCTGAACTAGACAAAATAAACCCCAAAGTGCTCAAGTCGCCCACAGCCGCCCCCTCCTGCTCTACGTCACGCTGGAGGGACTCTGTCTTTGTGGGGATGCTGCTAGAGGTGAAAAATGTAGTGAAAAGGCCCAACCTGAGGCTCTGGTCCCTGTGGTGGATTTTCAACTCCACGGGATACTACCTGGTGCTGTTCTATGTCCACATTCTCTGGAACAAAGTCTACCCCGCCAGTGATAACAAGAAGGTTTACAACGGGGGAGTGGAGGCAGCTTCTACACTACTGA GTGCCATCATTTCCTTCATGGCTGGTTTTGTGAAAATCCGCTGGAACCTCTGGTCTGAGCTGGTTATTGGTGTCATCACAGCTGTACAGGctggtctgctgctgctcatggtCAACACAGATAACATTTGGGTCTGCTACGTCTCGTACATCCTCTTCAGAGGCTTCTACCAGTTTCTGGTGCCGATTGCCAC tttcCAGATAGCCTCGTCCCTCACCAAGGAGCTCTGTGCCCTGGTGTTTGGCATCAACACATTCCTGGGGACTGTACTGAAGAGCATCATCAACCTGATATTTATTGACAAGAGGGGCCTCGCTTTTGATGTGCATGCCCAG TTCCTCGTCCACTTCATTTACTTCACCTTTCTCACGGTGGTTTACTTAGTGTGTGCGGCTGTGGTCATCGTCCGACACTATCGGAGCCAgcaaaggggaggaggaggctccagTGACCAGGCGTCACCCACAGAGCTCAGCCCGGTGGCAGTCAACTTGGAGGTGGAACCTTTGTCTAATGGCAAAAGTGTCAAAGCATAA
- the LOC114842062 gene encoding uncharacterized protein LOC114842062 isoform X1, protein MGLRVRAKACWLGALLAAVTAQAAAATVYKKLGDEVVLTPDSVSDVIESIQWKEGSDIAMAWDLGDPNISSYRQFRARGSLNTATGQMTITGLTLDDSNKYTPEINSKTLASIDLRVISAVAVPSVTFSCNDGKTSCLLTCDGSSAEAEPVTYTWWTDSGIMNSTTRQLQITKDNSSLKEFSCELQNPVSLERSAAIHSPLPNAAPPEEGSQMKVIKGVIVFLCLLVPLLLLITIHRFKTGVCFYEKESLPWSQDFWTKENTSEDRADRSRCEMEEQRLTKNGGSGSVEAAGGSEP, encoded by the exons ATGGGGCTGCGCGTGCGGGCGAAGGCCTGCTGGCTGGGCGCTCTGCTGGCTGCTGTCACGGCTCAGGCCG CAGCGGCCACAGTTTACAAGAAGTTGGGTGATGAAGTCGTCCTCACGCCAGACTCTGTGTCTGACGTCATCGAGAGCATCCAATGGAAAGAAGGGTCTGACATTGCTATGGCGTGGGACCTCGGTGACCCAAACATCAGTTCTTATCGTCAGTTCAGAG CTCGAGGCAGCCTCAACACTGCAACCGGACAAATGACAATCACAGGACTGACTCTAGATGACAGTAACAAGTACACCCCAGAAATCAACAGCAAAACGTTGGCTTCAATTGATCTGAGAGTGATCT ctgctgttgctgttcccAGTGTAACTTTTTCCTGCAATGATGGGAAAACCAGCTGTTTGTTGACCTGCGATGGCAGCAGCGCAGAAGCTGAACCGGTCACCTACACGTGGTGGACAGACAGTGGGATCATGAACTCAACAACGAGGCAACTGCAGATAACG AAGGACAATTCAAGCTTAAAGGAGTtcagctgtgagctgcagaaCCCAGTCAGTTTGGAGCGCAGCGCAGCCATTCACAGCCCTCTCCCCAACGCTGCCC CCCCAGAGGAAGGGTCTCAAATGAAAGTGATCAAAGGAGTCATAGTTTTCTTATGTCTGCTGGTGCCTCTACTGCTGCTGATCACTATACACAGATTCAAAACAG gagTGTGTTTCTATGAAAAAG AGTCGTTGCCTTGGAGCCAAG ATTTCTGGACAAAAGAGAATACGT CTGAAGACAGAGCAGATCGTAGTAGGTGTGAAATGGAAG AACAAAGACTGACAAAGAACGGTGGTTCAGGATCTGTGGAGGCTGCGGGTGGATCTGAACCGTAG
- the LOC114842062 gene encoding uncharacterized protein LOC114842062 isoform X2, with amino-acid sequence MGLRVRAKACWLGALLAAVTAQAAATVYKKLGDEVVLTPDSVSDVIESIQWKEGSDIAMAWDLGDPNISSYRQFRARGSLNTATGQMTITGLTLDDSNKYTPEINSKTLASIDLRVISAVAVPSVTFSCNDGKTSCLLTCDGSSAEAEPVTYTWWTDSGIMNSTTRQLQITKDNSSLKEFSCELQNPVSLERSAAIHSPLPNAAPPEEGSQMKVIKGVIVFLCLLVPLLLLITIHRFKTGVCFYEKESLPWSQDFWTKENTSEDRADRSRCEMEEQRLTKNGGSGSVEAAGGSEP; translated from the exons ATGGGGCTGCGCGTGCGGGCGAAGGCCTGCTGGCTGGGCGCTCTGCTGGCTGCTGTCACGGCTCAGGCCG CGGCCACAGTTTACAAGAAGTTGGGTGATGAAGTCGTCCTCACGCCAGACTCTGTGTCTGACGTCATCGAGAGCATCCAATGGAAAGAAGGGTCTGACATTGCTATGGCGTGGGACCTCGGTGACCCAAACATCAGTTCTTATCGTCAGTTCAGAG CTCGAGGCAGCCTCAACACTGCAACCGGACAAATGACAATCACAGGACTGACTCTAGATGACAGTAACAAGTACACCCCAGAAATCAACAGCAAAACGTTGGCTTCAATTGATCTGAGAGTGATCT ctgctgttgctgttcccAGTGTAACTTTTTCCTGCAATGATGGGAAAACCAGCTGTTTGTTGACCTGCGATGGCAGCAGCGCAGAAGCTGAACCGGTCACCTACACGTGGTGGACAGACAGTGGGATCATGAACTCAACAACGAGGCAACTGCAGATAACG AAGGACAATTCAAGCTTAAAGGAGTtcagctgtgagctgcagaaCCCAGTCAGTTTGGAGCGCAGCGCAGCCATTCACAGCCCTCTCCCCAACGCTGCCC CCCCAGAGGAAGGGTCTCAAATGAAAGTGATCAAAGGAGTCATAGTTTTCTTATGTCTGCTGGTGCCTCTACTGCTGCTGATCACTATACACAGATTCAAAACAG gagTGTGTTTCTATGAAAAAG AGTCGTTGCCTTGGAGCCAAG ATTTCTGGACAAAAGAGAATACGT CTGAAGACAGAGCAGATCGTAGTAGGTGTGAAATGGAAG AACAAAGACTGACAAAGAACGGTGGTTCAGGATCTGTGGAGGCTGCGGGTGGATCTGAACCGTAG
- the LOC114842033 gene encoding cytochrome P450 4F3, with protein MSLLQAALSRALTGAGLCQVLCVLAAGLVAMVTAWTVRLLVRHAWYTHQLSCFAKPHASSWLIGHLGQMQNTEEGLVQVDELVQTYKHSCSWFIGPFYHLVRVFHPDFVKPLLMASAGITVKDHLIYDHLRPWLGDSLLISNGALWSRKRRLLNPAFHFDVLRNYVTTFNSSTDVMHDKWRRLLAGGGTSLEMFHHVSLMTLDSLLKCAFSYDSNCQQSSSEYVSAIVELSDLIIDRRHRVLHHWDWIYWKTQQGKRFRKALSVVHRFTRDVVQKRRALISEQQAAPTQPESPKPQKRKDFVDIILLSKDENGQGLTDEEIQAEADTFMFAGHDTTASAICWTLYNLARHAHYQETCRQEVVDLMQGRDAQRIEWEDLSSLPFTTMCIRESLRLHSPVQAVTRKYTQAVALPGGRSVPPGAICLVSIYGTHHNPAVWTHPHEYNPARFDPVNTENHAPHAFIPFSSGPRNCIGQKFALAELRVVVALTLLRFRLTPGSDPHLGGGSGGVRRLPQLVLRTEGGLWLQLEPLNAPSPEKTQQ; from the exons ATGTCTCTCCTCCAGGCCGCGCTCTCTCGGGCCCTCACCGGGGCTGGGCTCTGCCAGGTCCTGTGCGTGCTGGCTGCAGgactggttgccatggttacagctTGGACGGTGAGGCTGCTGGTGCGACACGCCTGGTACACACATCAGCTGTCCTGCTTCGCTAAACCACACGCCAGCTCCTGGCTGATCGGCCACCTGGGACAG ATGCAGAACACAGAGGAAGGCCTTGTGCAGGTGGATGAGCTGGTGCAGACGTACAAACACTCGTGCAGCTGGTTCATCGGTCCTTTCTATCACCTGGTCAGAGTTTTCCACCCCGACTTTGTCAAACCTCTGCTGATGGCTTCTG CTGGGATTACGGTGAAGGACCATCTTATCTACGACCACCTGCGTCCATGGCTGG GGGACAGTCTGCTGATAAGTAACGGCGCCCTGTGGTCCCGCAAGAGGCGGCTGCTGAACCCGGCTTTTCACTTTGATGTCCTGAGGAATTACGTCACCACATTTAACAGCTCCACCGACGTCATGCAC GACAAATGGCGTCGCCTGCTCGCAGGAGGCGGCACCAGTCTGGAGATGTTCCACCACGTCAGTCTGATGACCTTGGACAGTTTGCTGAAATGTGCCTTCAGCTACGACAGCAACTGTCAGCA GTCGTCCAGTGAGTACGTGTCGGCCATAGTGGAGCTCAGTGACCTGATAATAGACCGCCGCCACAGGGTTTTACACCACTGGGACTGGATTTACTGGAAAACACAGCAGGGGAAACGATTCAGAAAGGCCTTGAGCGTAGTACACAG GTTTACAAGGGACGTGGTTCAGAAGCGCCGAGCTCTCATCAGTGAACAGCAGGCGGCCCCAACACAGCCTGAGTCCCCCAAACCTCAGAAGAGGAAAGACTTTGTGGATATTATACTGCTTTCAAAG GACGAGAATGGACAAGGCCTGACGGACGAGGAGATCCAAGCTGAGGCCGACACCTTCATGTTTGCAG GCCACGATACGACGGCcagcgccatctgctggacGCTGTACAATCTAGCGCGACACGCTCACTATCAGGAAACGTGCAGGCAGGAGGTGGTGGATCTGATGCAGGGACGAGACGCACAGAGGATCGAGTG GGAGGATCTGTCCAGCCTTCCCTTCACCACCATGTGCATCAGAGAGAGCCTCAGACTGCACTCTCCTGTGCAGGCTGTCACCAGGAAGTACACCCAGGCTGTGGCGCTGCCAGGAGGCCGCTCAGTGCCACCGG GTGCCATCTGTTTGGTCAGTATTTACGGGACGCACCACAACCCTGCTGTCTGGACCCACCCACAC GAGTACAATCCAGCGCGTTTCGACCCGGTGAACACAGAGAACCACGCTCCTCACGCCTTCATCCCCTTCTCCTCAGGCCCCAG GAACTGCATCGGGCAGAAGTTCGCTCTCGCTGAGCTGCGAGTGGTCGTGGCGTTGACCCTGCTCAGGTTCCGTCTGACCCCTGGGTCCGACCCCCACCTCGGGGGCGGCTCTGGAGGCGTCCGGCGCCTGCCCCAGCTGGTCCTGCGTACAGAGGGaggcctgtggctgcagctggagcccctGAACGCACCCAGccctgagaaaacacagcaataa
- the LOC114842026 gene encoding insulin receptor substrate 2-A-like produces MAEGHSACDNQQANLPSSSSPLSSACYSSFQTWLPGESPRRPLWTAHQQDHPIRAQLNELPPSTFYEELVCSSQSSAPLVRLSGAKALTASGPQGDVVKQGYLGKLEQNQKRYFVLKAGSHTGPSRLEWYKNQEKFSATGKSSGKAALVGSSKQGVIYLRCCLGVSRIGSSRKGHTVALYTKNQTVVLVMEDQQEQDEWYQSVRKLMEEEHKDEEQGQELDEEDDGYCTLPAAAFYKEVWPVTVKPRGLGRSKSLAGEARLCLTATALVLVRVCACNDLPSVKIPLLSVRRFGHLDGSFFLELGRSAPNGPGEIWMEATDQGNSAVAQNIHEVIRETVQALRALPDFSRSPSSSNSHPQALLASKRSRPKYRDKCLNVRPTDLPLALPHSVPDIHSSPTQNHLEPCNADKTDASALSFTFRTPQRSTCDTDSYVEMKTDQSWELGDEGERQGYVMMFPQLNHTSSLPKDDYVIMSSPHKDGHSAHSSFSLQTFNSSTSEGCSPLHPSHHQPKEHHLSHWLVTSVRQWEAQKDHSQISISSADATQTTQGSTTSPVLGLMAPSDVSGPVYTRPDQSSPLQAAEFKPARRHRLLSCLPACLQAEEK; encoded by the exons ATGGCAGAAGGACATAGCGCGTGTGACAACCAGCAGGCAAATCTTCCTTCTTCAAGCTCCCCTCTGTCATCTGCTTGCTACAGCTCCTTTCAAACATGGCTGCCAGGTGAGTCGCCGCGGCGGCCGCTATGGACGGCTCATCAGCAGGACCATCCCATCAGGGCACAGTTGAATGAGCTACCTCCATCCACTTTCTATGAGGAACTGGTCTGTAGCAGCCAGTCCTCGGCCCCACTGGTCCGTCTGAGTGGTGCTAAGGCCCTGACGGCCTCTGGGCCACAGGGCGATGTGGTCAAACAGGGTTATCTGGGgaagctggagcagaaccagaaaaGATATTTTGTCCTGAAAGCAGGAAGTCACACCGGGCCGAGTCGACTTGAGTGGtacaaaaaccaggaaaagttCTCCGCAACGGGGAAGTCTTCTGGTAAAGCTGCACTGGTGGGCTCGAGTAAACAGGG TGTGATCTATCTGAGATGCTGTCTTGGTGTCAGCCGGATTGGTAGCTCCAGGAAAGGCCACACGGTGGCGCTCTACACAAAGAATCAGACCGTAGTACTCGTGATGGAGGACCAGCAGGAACAAGATGAATGGTACCAGTCTGTTAGGAAACTGATGGAGGAAGAACACAAGGATGAGGAGCAAGGACAAGAATTAGATGAGGAGGACGATGGATACTGCACTCTACCGGCGGCTGCTTTTTACAAAGAG GTTTGGCCTGTAACCGTGAAACCCAGAGGTCTGGGCCGGTCCAAATCCCTTGCGGGAGAGGCTCGACTCTGCCTCACGGCCACTGCACTCGTCTTGGTCCGAGTGTGCGCGTGTAATGACTTGCCATCAGTTAAAATACCTTTGCTGAGCGTTCGACGCTTCGGCCACTTGGACGGCTCATTCTTCTTGGAGCTCGGCAGGTCAGCACCAAACGGTCCTGGAGAGATCTGGATGGAAGCAACTGATCAAG GAAACTCCGCAGTCGCCCAAAACATTCACGAGGTGATTCGAGAGACTGTACAAGCACTGCGCGCTCTTCCTGACTTCAGCCGTTCACCATCTTCCAGCAACAGCCATCCTCAAGCACTGTTGGCCTCCAAACGCAGCCGACCCAAATACAGAGACAAGTGTTTGAATGTGAGACCAACTGACTTGCCCCTGGCTCTGCCCCATAGTGTTCCTGACATCCACTCTAGCCCAACACAAAACCACCTGGAGCCCTGCAACGCAGACAAAACCGATGCCTCTGCTCTGAGTTTCACTTTTAGAACTCCGCAGAGATCCACATGTGACACTGACAGCTACGTAGAAATGAAGACTGACCAAAGCTGGGAGCTTGGTGACGAGGGGGAGAGGCAGGGGTACGTGATGATGTTCCCTCAGCTCAACCACACTTCATCTCTGCCTAAGGACGACTACGTGATCATGTCAAGTCCACATAAAGACGGCCATTCAGCTCattcctccttttctcttcagACGTTCAACAG cTCCACCTCTGAAGGTTGCTCACCTCTTCACCCATCACATCATCAGCCTAAGGAGCACCATCTGTCTCACTGGCTTGTGACTTCGGTTCGACAGTGGGAAGCACAAAAGGACCATTCACAGATAAGCATCAGCTCTGCTGACGCAACACAAACTACACAGGGCAGCACGACTTCTCCTGTGTTAGGCCTGATGGCACCGTCTGACGTGAGTGGACCAGTCTATACCAGGCCAGACCAGTCTAGTCCACTCCAGGCTGCTGAGTTCAAGCCTGCTCGAAGACACAGACTGTtgtcctgtctgcctgcctgcctgcaagcagaggaaaaataa